Proteins co-encoded in one Spirosoma endbachense genomic window:
- the pdhA gene encoding pyruvate dehydrogenase (acetyl-transferring) E1 component subunit alpha, protein MASVKEKSERGTTAKQNGKAPAAAKTQHPKERYMYWYESMQLQRKFEEKAGQLYGQQKIRGFCHLYIGQEACSSGSYSALTKDDKWITAYRDHGIPLALGSDPKAIMAELFAKQTGSSKGKGGSMHIFDKSVNFVGGHGIVGAQIPMGAGIAFSEKYNKTGNLCICFMGDGAVRQGALHEAFNMAMLWKLPVIFVVENNGYAMGTSVARTSNVTDLYTLAEAYDMPSEPVDAMSVEAVHESVSRAAERARAGEGPTFLEFRTYRYRGHSMSDPQKYRTKDELEQYKQRDPIEHIKGQILEFGHATEEELAAIDQKIKGIVEESVKFAEESPYPSPEEAFKDVYMQQDYPFLME, encoded by the coding sequence ATGGCAAGCGTCAAAGAGAAATCCGAGCGGGGAACAACCGCAAAACAGAACGGCAAAGCTCCAGCAGCTGCAAAAACACAGCACCCCAAAGAGCGCTATATGTACTGGTATGAATCTATGCAGTTACAGCGCAAATTCGAAGAGAAAGCCGGACAGCTCTACGGACAACAGAAAATTCGGGGTTTCTGCCATCTTTACATTGGTCAGGAAGCCTGCTCATCTGGGTCTTATTCGGCCCTCACTAAAGATGACAAATGGATTACAGCCTATCGTGACCATGGTATCCCACTGGCCTTAGGCTCTGATCCAAAAGCCATCATGGCAGAGTTGTTTGCAAAACAAACCGGCTCCTCAAAAGGTAAAGGGGGCTCCATGCACATCTTCGACAAGTCGGTTAACTTCGTTGGCGGTCATGGTATCGTTGGTGCGCAGATTCCGATGGGAGCTGGAATTGCCTTCTCCGAGAAATATAATAAGACTGGCAATCTCTGCATCTGTTTCATGGGCGATGGTGCTGTGCGGCAAGGCGCCTTGCACGAAGCGTTCAATATGGCGATGCTCTGGAAACTGCCGGTTATTTTCGTTGTCGAGAACAATGGTTATGCAATGGGAACATCCGTTGCCCGCACCTCGAACGTAACTGATTTATATACCCTCGCAGAAGCGTATGATATGCCGTCCGAGCCAGTCGATGCGATGAGCGTTGAAGCGGTTCACGAATCGGTTAGCCGCGCAGCTGAACGCGCTCGTGCTGGTGAAGGTCCTACTTTCTTAGAGTTTCGCACGTATCGGTATCGTGGTCATTCGATGTCCGACCCACAGAAATACCGGACAAAAGATGAGCTTGAACAATACAAGCAACGTGACCCTATCGAGCATATAAAGGGTCAAATTCTAGAGTTTGGTCACGCAACAGAAGAAGAGCTTGCTGCTATTGATCAGAAGATCAAAGGTATCGTTGAGGAGTCAGTTAAATTTGCTGAAGAGTCACCTTATCCTTCTCCTGAAGAAGCATTTAAAGATGTGTATATGCAGCAGGATTATCCATTCCTGATGGAATAA
- a CDS encoding ring-cleaving dioxygenase — protein sequence METLINGLHHVTTLAGDTQKNVDYYTDILGLRLVKKTVNFDAPDVYHLYYGNETGSPGTILTFFPYGNLPRGRKGVGQLTYTAFSAPIASLRFWMDRLHERNIPYAGPYKRFSETYLRFEDFDGMGIELVFNDDDQRPGWDNGRIPAEFAVRGFHTVTLNESNPDRTIKLLTENLQHTLVGEEEGRFRFKAANGGSGNYVDVLHSPTDVRSLQGAGSVHHVAFSTDTDETQLILQEQLLTAGYHVTPVQDRNYFNSIYFREPGGILFEVATNPPGFAVDEPVSELGTNLKLPAQYEPRRAALEAELPKIIIK from the coding sequence ATGGAAACGCTCATAAACGGACTTCACCACGTTACAACGCTGGCAGGCGATACACAGAAAAATGTTGATTATTACACAGACATTCTGGGTCTTCGGTTAGTAAAGAAGACGGTCAATTTTGATGCTCCGGATGTCTATCATTTATATTATGGTAACGAGACAGGTTCGCCAGGAACGATACTGACTTTCTTCCCGTATGGCAATTTACCACGCGGTCGGAAGGGAGTTGGCCAGTTGACCTACACAGCCTTTTCGGCACCAATCGCATCACTTCGTTTCTGGATGGACCGGTTGCATGAACGTAACATTCCTTATGCTGGTCCGTACAAACGTTTTTCGGAAACCTATCTGCGCTTCGAAGATTTTGATGGCATGGGTATTGAACTAGTCTTTAATGACGATGATCAGCGCCCCGGTTGGGACAACGGCCGAATTCCGGCTGAGTTTGCTGTGCGTGGTTTTCATACCGTTACCCTCAACGAATCAAATCCGGATCGAACCATAAAACTGCTGACCGAAAATCTACAGCATACACTGGTAGGAGAGGAGGAAGGCCGTTTCCGGTTTAAAGCCGCTAATGGCGGTTCGGGAAACTACGTAGACGTCCTGCATTCACCTACTGATGTGCGGTCGTTACAGGGCGCAGGTTCGGTACACCATGTCGCTTTCTCGACCGATACCGATGAAACGCAACTGATCCTTCAGGAGCAATTGCTAACTGCTGGCTATCATGTCACACCTGTGCAGGATCGTAACTATTTTAACAGCATTTATTTCCGTGAGCCAGGTGGTATTCTTTTCGAAGTAGCCACGAACCCTCCTGGATTTGCCGTCGATGAGCCTGTTTCTGAACTGGGAACAAACCTTAAATTACCCGCTCAATACGAACCTCGTCGGGCAGCGCTGGAAGCTGAATTACCGAAGATTATCATAAAATAA
- a CDS encoding alpha/beta hydrolase, which yields MIHNPNNIRTAGKPLEEASKVMIMVHGRGGSASDILSLSQYITDKDFAFIAPEAQGNTWYPYSFLRPIQENEPYLSSGLEVLANLRGRLQADFNFKLPQIYWLGFSQGACLMLEFVARNATEYGGVFGLSGGLIGPDETPRQYEGSFGNTPIFLGCSDRDAHIPKERVLESERVFQQMGASVTAKLYPNFPHTINEDELNIVNLLIADS from the coding sequence ATGATTCACAACCCGAATAACATCCGAACTGCCGGTAAGCCGCTCGAAGAAGCATCGAAAGTGATGATCATGGTTCATGGACGGGGCGGGTCAGCGAGTGATATTCTATCGTTATCTCAATACATTACTGATAAGGATTTCGCGTTTATCGCGCCCGAAGCACAGGGTAATACCTGGTATCCCTATTCATTTTTACGACCAATCCAGGAAAACGAACCCTATCTGTCATCGGGTCTCGAAGTGTTGGCAAACCTGCGCGGTCGGTTACAAGCTGACTTTAATTTTAAGCTACCCCAGATTTACTGGCTCGGTTTTTCGCAGGGTGCCTGTCTGATGCTGGAGTTCGTAGCTCGTAACGCTACCGAGTATGGTGGCGTATTTGGGCTCAGTGGCGGACTGATCGGACCTGATGAAACGCCACGCCAGTATGAGGGATCTTTCGGGAATACACCGATTTTTTTAGGCTGTAGTGATCGGGATGCTCACATACCAAAAGAGCGTGTTCTGGAATCAGAGCGCGTATTTCAACAGATGGGAGCTAGCGTTACGGCAAAATTGTATCCAAATTTTCCGCACACAATTAACGAAGATGAGCTAAACATTGTTAATTTGCTGATAGCCGACAGTTAA
- a CDS encoding muconolactone Delta-isomerase family protein codes for MSQYMVEFDLPAVMDDGFTNRIPAQRLKVEELMEKGFLLSYSLSVDRQKLWCIFKADSELEVMESISEFPLIKYMTPMITELMFHNMVAARIPLFSLN; via the coding sequence ATGAGCCAGTATATGGTTGAATTTGACCTTCCGGCTGTTATGGATGATGGGTTCACAAACCGGATTCCTGCCCAACGGCTCAAAGTGGAGGAATTAATGGAAAAAGGCTTCCTGCTCTCATACTCACTTTCTGTAGATCGCCAGAAATTATGGTGCATCTTCAAAGCCGATTCGGAGCTGGAAGTTATGGAGTCAATCTCGGAGTTTCCGCTAATAAAATATATGACACCGATGATCACCGAATTGATGTTTCACAATATGGTGGCCGCCCGAATTCCATTGTTCTCATTGAACTAA
- a CDS encoding barstar family protein: protein MTPNILICQSERELEVLFSTDFIAHIDGKKAQTLRQFYEEIADLLEIPDFGFNLDALNDSLNDLQWLEDERIVIYVTSSNEFISKERDPAKLGSVLSILDATAEDWKWVDDDDETTEKKEIIIVFEDSSRIRKLLEQENIDYKLMSELK, encoded by the coding sequence ATGACTCCCAACATACTTATCTGTCAGTCAGAGCGAGAGCTTGAAGTCCTTTTCTCAACTGATTTTATAGCTCATATCGATGGCAAAAAGGCGCAAACACTTCGTCAATTTTACGAGGAAATTGCCGACCTGCTGGAGATCCCTGACTTCGGTTTTAACCTGGATGCCCTCAACGACTCCCTCAACGATTTGCAGTGGCTGGAAGATGAACGGATCGTTATTTACGTAACCAGCAGTAACGAGTTTATCAGTAAGGAACGCGACCCAGCGAAATTAGGGAGTGTGTTAAGTATTCTGGATGCTACGGCCGAAGACTGGAAATGGGTCGATGACGACGATGAAACAACCGAGAAAAAAGAAATAATTATTGTCTTTGAAGATAGTAGTCGAATCCGGAAGCTGCTGGAACAGGAAAATATCGACTATAAGCTGATGTCGGAGTTGAAATAA